A single Drosophila miranda strain MSH22 chromosome XR, D.miranda_PacBio2.1, whole genome shotgun sequence DNA region contains:
- the LOC108151391 gene encoding G-protein coupled receptor Mth-like isoform X1, with product MLLILSALCVTLLNTATLAGTENETIPDCDYFDTVNVTGSQRLVNGSYLYQGVVIPAELTAEFDYRVLPDDSTEPVERHLRGCVCQLRPCLRLCCHHSQLMANGQCSGSIEVDLTRLNPYLNVTLDDGTVARRHFQEEFIIQSDLPIPCNDMYPLNDQEEQDQYTVFENGSFFRPYDSAAMSKREYCLQAYDFREGGTESFRIVAHNCSIKSNSKTGKTVVIILTLVCLACTITVYLNLKKLRNLHGKCFVCCLSCLFMGYLFLLLDLWELTNAICKPSGYIGYYFVMANFLWLSVISWNLHSTFRCSVSRVNRYRPKYVFLLYNVYAWGIASVLTAVIYMVDHLVEDIPENEPWMPGVGFYNCWIKTQDWSAMLYFFGPMLIVIIFNVTMFILTAIRIVAVKRELQIIVDRQERKQKLNSDKQTYSFFLRLFVIMGLNWSLEILSYLVQDDDIWKNVFLVADYLNWSTGIIIFFLFVMKRSVLRLFRERNLSRSTRSVVSMKSQASRLINGRSTAKQPRDNSSSQASTQI from the exons ATGCTACTGATATTGAGCGCTCTTTGTGTCACTCTGCTTAATACAGCGACTCTTGCTGGTACAGAGAACGAGACCATTCCAGACTGTGACTACTTCGACACGGTGAACGTGACGGGGAGCCAGCGGCTGGTCAATGGTTCGTATCTGTACCAGGGTGTGGTCATTCCGGCCGAGCTTACGGCTGAATTCGACTACAGGGTACTGCCGGACGACAGCACGGAGCCGGTGGAGAGACATCTGCGGGGCTGCGTCTGCCAGCTGCGTCCGTGTCTCCGGCTCTGCTGCCACCACTCTCAGTTAATGGCTAATGGGCAGTGCAGTGGCAGCATCGAGGTGGATCTGACCCGACTGAACCCCTACTTGAACGTGACCCTGGACGATGGCACGGTGGCAAGACGACACTTCCAGGAGGAGTTCATCATTCAGAGCGATCTGCCGATCCCCTGCAATGATATGTACCCGCTCAACGATCAAGAAGAGCAGGATCAGTACACAGTCTTTGAG AATGGGTCTTTCTTTCGACCATACGACAGTGCAGCGATGAGCAAGCGGGAATACTGCCTTCAGGCGTATGACTTCAGAGAGGGCGGGACGGAGTCATTCCGGATTGTTGCCCACAACTGCTCGATTAAGTCGAATAGCAAGACGGGGAAAACAGTTG TGATCATTCTTACCCTCGTGTGTCTCGCCTGCACGATCACCGTCTATCTCAACCTGAAAAAGCTGCGGAATCTCCATGGAAAGTGCTTCGTTTGCTGTCTGAGCTGTCTATTCATGGGGTACCTTTTCCTATTGCTGGACCTCTGGGAGCTGACAAATGCCATTTGCAAGCCATCAG GCTACATTGGCTACTATTTCGTGATGGCCAACTTCCTGTGGCTGAGTGTCATCAGCTGGAATCTCCATTCCACGTTCAGATGTAGTGTGAGCCGCGTGAATCGGTACCGGCCGAAGTACGTGTTCCTTCTGTACAACGTCTATGCCTGGGGAATAGCATCCGTCCTCACTGCCGTCATTTATATGGTGGATCACCTGGTGGAGGATATTCCTGAGAATGAGCCCTGGATGCCTGGTGTTGGCTTCTACAACTGTTGGATAAAGA CTCAAGACTGGTCGGCCATGCTATACTTCTTTGGACCGATGTTGATTGTGATCATTTTCAATGTGACCATGTTCATTCTCACGGCCATCCGTATTGTTGCGGTGAAACGCGAACTGCAGATCATTGTCGATCGCCAGGAGAGAAAGCAGAAACTTAACTCCGACAAACAGAC ATATAGCTTCTTCCTGCGACTCTTTGTCATCATGGGCCTGAACTGGAGCCTGGAGATACTCTCATACTTGGTGCAGGACGACGACATATGGAAGAATGTCTTTCTGGTCGCCGACTACTTAAACTGGTCGACGGGCATCATCATCTTTTTCCTGTTCGTGATGAAGCGCAGTGTCTTGAGGTTATTCAGAGAAAG GAATCTTTCAAGGAGCACACGGAGTGTCGTAAGCATGAAATCCCAGGCAAGTCGGCTTATAAATGGAAGATCAACAGCTAAACAACCGCGAGATAACTCATCCTCGCAGGCCTCTACACAAATTTAA
- the LOC117185832 gene encoding G-protein coupled receptor Mth-like, which produces MANFLWLSVISWNLRSTFSCSVSPVSRYRPKYVSLIYNVYAWGMASVLTAIIYMVDHLVEDVPENEPWMPGVGFYNCWINTQDWSAMLYFFGPMLIVIIFTRKHATVVIRSVKILVIGEMSYRSYQYRNAPLDPL; this is translated from the exons ATGGCCAACTTCCTGTGGCTGAGTGTCATCAGCTGGAATCTCCGTTCCACGTTCAGCTGTAGTGTGAGCCCCGTGAGTCGGTACCGGCCGAAGTACGTGTCCCTTATCTACAACGTCTATGCCTGGGGAATGGCATCCGTCCTCACTGCCATCATTTATATGGTGGATCACCTGGTGGAGGATGTTCCTGAGAATGAGCCCTGGATGCCTGGTGTTGGCTTCTACAACTGTTGGATAAATA CTCAAGACTGGTCGGCCATGTTATACTTCTTTGGACCGATGTTGATTGTGATCATTTTCACTCGAAAACACGCAACCGTT GTTATTAGGTCTGTAAAGATTTTGGTCATTGGAGAAATGTCATATAGATCTTATCAATATCGGAACGCTCCTCTCGATCCACTTTGA
- the LOC108151394 gene encoding odorant receptor 94b-like isoform X2, which translates to MTFFTQCRAVSATTYKRILPDESQAHCEMERLRELTQRIRPSDVDEGRIGSIELNVWLAQLTGLPLSGLKPETKAESIRILVVSGVVLPLLFCYVVLEIYDLVLNWDNVDIMTQNVVMTLTHVGYWFKVLNTFYYYEDIKRIVFTLKHLTRTCVLSPAQRETFHQLEVENKVVCLFYFCLVVFSSTLAMVMLLIVPDNLAGKRFPYRVHMPHFLPPIVQYLYMGLSVIWISCGIPTIDNVNMLFMNQICMHLKILNMAFDVLQRQVDPNIWMVSIVKYHSVLINLRQRLEQIYRLPVLFQFVSSLLVVAMTAFQAIVGDGSGSSVLIYFLFSGVMCQIFLYCWFGNEVFEQSKTLSTSAFGCNWHEFDAQFKRTLLIFMINADRPFLFTAGGFMGLTLTSFANILGKSYSIVAVLRHMYGRAH; encoded by the exons ATGACCTTCTTCACGCAATGTCGGGCTGTGTCCGCGACTACCTATAAAAGGATTCTACCAGACGAAAGCCAAGCCCATTGCGAAATGGAAAGGCTGCGCGAACTCACTCAGCGGATCAGACCCTCAGATGTGGACGAGGGCCGCATCGGATCCATCGAGCTGAATGTCTGGCTCGCTCAATTGACGGGACTTCCCCTCTCCGGACTGAAGCCGGAGACCAAGGCCGAGAGCATCCGCATCCTCGTCGTCAGTGGAGTGGTACTGCCGTTGCTCTTCTGCTATGTGGTTTTGGAGATCTACGATCTGGTGCTCAATTGGGACAATGTGGATATCATGACACAGAATGTGGTGATGACATTGACCCATGTGGGGTACTGGTTCAAG GTTCTTAACACATTCTACTACTACGAGGACATTAAGCGGATAGTTTTCACGCTGAAACACCTCACTAGAACCTGCGTTCTATCTCCCGCGCAGAGGGAGACCTTCCATCAGCTGGAAGTGGAGAATAAGGTAGTTTGTCTCTTTTACTTCTGCCTGGTGGTGTTTTCCTCCACGCTCGCCATGGTCATGCTTCTGATTG TGCCGGATAATTTGGCCGGAAAGCGGTTCCCCTATCGCGTCCACATGCCCCACTTCCTGCCACCCATCGTCCAGTATCTGTACATGGGCCTGAGCGTTATCTGGATATCGTGTGGGATCCCGACCATCGACAACGTCAACATGCTGTTTATGAATCAGATATGCATGCACCTCAAGATTCTCAACATGGCCTTTGATGTGCTGCAGCGCCAAGTGGATCCCAACATCTGGATGGTTTCGATTGTGAAGTACCACAGCGTCTTGATCAA CTTGCGTCAGCGACTGGAGCAGATATACCGCCTGCCCGTCTTGTTCCAGTTTGTGTCGTCGCTTCTGGTGGTGGCCATGACCGCCTTCCAGGCGATTGTGGGCGATGGTTCCGGGAGCTCGGTGCTCATCTACTTCCTCTTCAGCGGCGTCATGTGTCAGATATTCCTCTACTGCTGGTTCGGCAACGAGGTCTTCGAGCAG AGCAAAACCCTATCGACTTCCGCCTTTGGCTGCAATTGGCACGAATTCGATGCTCAGTTCAAGAGGACTCTCCTCATCTTCATGATCAATGCGGATCGACCGTTCCTCTTCACCGCCGGCGGTTTCATGGGCCTAACCCTGACGAGCTTTGCCAATATCCTGGGCAAGTCGTACTCCATTGTGGCAGTGCTCCGTCACATGTATGGCAGGGCCCATTAA
- the LOC108151391 gene encoding G-protein coupled receptor Mth-like isoform X2, giving the protein MLLILSALCVTLLNTATLAGTENETIPDCDYFDTVNVTGSQRLVNGSYLYQGVVIPAELTAEFDYRVLPDDSTEPVERHLRGCVCQLRPCLRLCCHHSQLMANGQCSGSIEVDLTRLNPYLNVTLDDGTVARRHFQEEFIIQSDLPIPCNDMYPLNDQEEQDQYTVFENGSFFRPYDSAAMSKREYCLQAYDFREGGTESFRIVAHNCSIKSNSKTGKTVVIILTLVCLACTITVYLNLKKLRNLHGKCFVCCLSCLFMGYLFLLLDLWELTNAICKPSGYIGYYFVMANFLWLSVISWNLHSTFRCSVSRVNRYRPKYVFLLYNVYAWGIASVLTAVIYMVDHLVEDIPENEPWMPGVGFYNCWIKTQDWSAMLYFFGPMLIVIIFNVTMFILTAIRIVAVKRELQIIVDRQERKQKLNSDKQTYSFFLRLFVIMGLNWSLEILSYLVQDDDIWKNVFLVADYLNWSTGIIIFFLFVMKRSVLRLFRERNDDEVSEEEISLEETQRL; this is encoded by the exons ATGCTACTGATATTGAGCGCTCTTTGTGTCACTCTGCTTAATACAGCGACTCTTGCTGGTACAGAGAACGAGACCATTCCAGACTGTGACTACTTCGACACGGTGAACGTGACGGGGAGCCAGCGGCTGGTCAATGGTTCGTATCTGTACCAGGGTGTGGTCATTCCGGCCGAGCTTACGGCTGAATTCGACTACAGGGTACTGCCGGACGACAGCACGGAGCCGGTGGAGAGACATCTGCGGGGCTGCGTCTGCCAGCTGCGTCCGTGTCTCCGGCTCTGCTGCCACCACTCTCAGTTAATGGCTAATGGGCAGTGCAGTGGCAGCATCGAGGTGGATCTGACCCGACTGAACCCCTACTTGAACGTGACCCTGGACGATGGCACGGTGGCAAGACGACACTTCCAGGAGGAGTTCATCATTCAGAGCGATCTGCCGATCCCCTGCAATGATATGTACCCGCTCAACGATCAAGAAGAGCAGGATCAGTACACAGTCTTTGAG AATGGGTCTTTCTTTCGACCATACGACAGTGCAGCGATGAGCAAGCGGGAATACTGCCTTCAGGCGTATGACTTCAGAGAGGGCGGGACGGAGTCATTCCGGATTGTTGCCCACAACTGCTCGATTAAGTCGAATAGCAAGACGGGGAAAACAGTTG TGATCATTCTTACCCTCGTGTGTCTCGCCTGCACGATCACCGTCTATCTCAACCTGAAAAAGCTGCGGAATCTCCATGGAAAGTGCTTCGTTTGCTGTCTGAGCTGTCTATTCATGGGGTACCTTTTCCTATTGCTGGACCTCTGGGAGCTGACAAATGCCATTTGCAAGCCATCAG GCTACATTGGCTACTATTTCGTGATGGCCAACTTCCTGTGGCTGAGTGTCATCAGCTGGAATCTCCATTCCACGTTCAGATGTAGTGTGAGCCGCGTGAATCGGTACCGGCCGAAGTACGTGTTCCTTCTGTACAACGTCTATGCCTGGGGAATAGCATCCGTCCTCACTGCCGTCATTTATATGGTGGATCACCTGGTGGAGGATATTCCTGAGAATGAGCCCTGGATGCCTGGTGTTGGCTTCTACAACTGTTGGATAAAGA CTCAAGACTGGTCGGCCATGCTATACTTCTTTGGACCGATGTTGATTGTGATCATTTTCAATGTGACCATGTTCATTCTCACGGCCATCCGTATTGTTGCGGTGAAACGCGAACTGCAGATCATTGTCGATCGCCAGGAGAGAAAGCAGAAACTTAACTCCGACAAACAGAC ATATAGCTTCTTCCTGCGACTCTTTGTCATCATGGGCCTGAACTGGAGCCTGGAGATACTCTCATACTTGGTGCAGGACGACGACATATGGAAGAATGTCTTTCTGGTCGCCGACTACTTAAACTGGTCGACGGGCATCATCATCTTTTTCCTGTTCGTGATGAAGCGCAGTGTCTTGAGGTTATTCAGAGAAAG GAATGACGATGAAGTTTCCGAGGAAGAGATATCACTCGAAGAGACGCAACGGTTGTAG
- the LOC108151394 gene encoding odorant receptor 94b-like isoform X1 gives MTFFTQCRAVSATTYKRILPDESQAHCEMERLRELTQRIRPSDVDEGRIGSIELNVWLAQLTGLPLSGLKPETKAESIRILVVSGVVLPLLFCYVVLEIYDLVLNWDNVDIMTQNVVMTLTHVGYWFKVLNTFYYYEDIKRIVFTLKHLTRTCVLSPAQRETFHQLEVENKVVCLFYFCLVVFSSTLAMVMLLIVPDNLAGKRFPYRVHMPHFLPPIVQYLYMGLSVIWISCGIPTIDNVNMLFMNQICMHLKILNMAFDVLQRQVDPNIWMVSIVKYHSVLINLRQRLEQIYRLPVLFQFVSSLLVVAMTAFQAIVGDGSGSSVLIYFLFSGVMCQIFLYCWFGNEVFEQVHSHDTHIYSFRWVYSPYFQSKTLSTSAFGCNWHEFDAQFKRTLLIFMINADRPFLFTAGGFMGLTLTSFANILGKSYSIVAVLRHMYGRAH, from the exons ATGACCTTCTTCACGCAATGTCGGGCTGTGTCCGCGACTACCTATAAAAGGATTCTACCAGACGAAAGCCAAGCCCATTGCGAAATGGAAAGGCTGCGCGAACTCACTCAGCGGATCAGACCCTCAGATGTGGACGAGGGCCGCATCGGATCCATCGAGCTGAATGTCTGGCTCGCTCAATTGACGGGACTTCCCCTCTCCGGACTGAAGCCGGAGACCAAGGCCGAGAGCATCCGCATCCTCGTCGTCAGTGGAGTGGTACTGCCGTTGCTCTTCTGCTATGTGGTTTTGGAGATCTACGATCTGGTGCTCAATTGGGACAATGTGGATATCATGACACAGAATGTGGTGATGACATTGACCCATGTGGGGTACTGGTTCAAG GTTCTTAACACATTCTACTACTACGAGGACATTAAGCGGATAGTTTTCACGCTGAAACACCTCACTAGAACCTGCGTTCTATCTCCCGCGCAGAGGGAGACCTTCCATCAGCTGGAAGTGGAGAATAAGGTAGTTTGTCTCTTTTACTTCTGCCTGGTGGTGTTTTCCTCCACGCTCGCCATGGTCATGCTTCTGATTG TGCCGGATAATTTGGCCGGAAAGCGGTTCCCCTATCGCGTCCACATGCCCCACTTCCTGCCACCCATCGTCCAGTATCTGTACATGGGCCTGAGCGTTATCTGGATATCGTGTGGGATCCCGACCATCGACAACGTCAACATGCTGTTTATGAATCAGATATGCATGCACCTCAAGATTCTCAACATGGCCTTTGATGTGCTGCAGCGCCAAGTGGATCCCAACATCTGGATGGTTTCGATTGTGAAGTACCACAGCGTCTTGATCAA CTTGCGTCAGCGACTGGAGCAGATATACCGCCTGCCCGTCTTGTTCCAGTTTGTGTCGTCGCTTCTGGTGGTGGCCATGACCGCCTTCCAGGCGATTGTGGGCGATGGTTCCGGGAGCTCGGTGCTCATCTACTTCCTCTTCAGCGGCGTCATGTGTCAGATATTCCTCTACTGCTGGTTCGGCAACGAGGTCTTCGAGCAGGTGCACTCCCATGATACACATATCTATTCTTTCAGGTGGGTTTATTCTCCTTATTTTCAGAGCAAAACCCTATCGACTTCCGCCTTTGGCTGCAATTGGCACGAATTCGATGCTCAGTTCAAGAGGACTCTCCTCATCTTCATGATCAATGCGGATCGACCGTTCCTCTTCACCGCCGGCGGTTTCATGGGCCTAACCCTGACGAGCTTTGCCAATATCCTGGGCAAGTCGTACTCCATTGTGGCAGTGCTCCGTCACATGTATGGCAGGGCCCATTAA
- the LOC108151395 gene encoding G-protein coupled receptor Mth-like, producing the protein MLLILSALCVTLLNTATLAGTENETIPDCDYFDTVNVSGSQRLDNGSYLYQSVVIPAELTAEFDYRVLPDDSTEPVERHLRGCVCQLRPCLRLCCHHSQLMANGQCSGSIEVDLTRLNPYLNVTLDDGTVARRHFQEEFIIQSDLPIPCNDREEQDQYTVFEVWTTQPPVPRFPQSLMRVVFLRMGLSFDHTTVQR; encoded by the coding sequence ATGCTACTGATATTGAGCGCTCTTTGTGTCACTCTGCTTAATACAGCGACTCTTGCTGGTACAGAGAACGAGACCATTCCAGACTGTGACTACTTCGACACGGTGAACGTGTCGGGGAGCCAGCGGCTGGACAATGGTTCGTATCTGTACCAAAGTGTGGTCATTCCGGCCGAGCTTACGGCTGAATTCGACTACAGGGTACTGCCGGACGACAGCACGGAGCCGGTGGAGAGACATCTGCGGGGCTGCGTCTGCCAGCTGCGTCCGTGTCTCCGGCTCTGCTGCCACCACTCTCAGTTAATGGCTAATGGGCAGTGCAGTGGCAGCATCGAGGTGGATCTGACCCGACTGAACCCCTACTTGAACGTGACCCTGGACGATGGCACGGTGGCAAGACGACACTTCCAGGAGGAGTTCATCATTCAGAGCGATCTGCCGATCCCCTGCAACGATCGAGAGGAGCAGGATCAGTATACAGTCTTTGAAGTTTGGACCACGCAACCCCCCGTACCCCGTTTCCCGCAAAGCCTAATGCGAGTGGTTTTCCTTAGAATGGGTCTTTCTTTCGACCATACGACAGTGCAACGATGA